In one Gemmatimonadetes bacterium SCN 70-22 genomic region, the following are encoded:
- a CDS encoding iron permease — MLGAVLVTGAALAVAGVIVWQAIVSGGLPDPTALETSASAKVVDIAVLVFREGLESILVLAAVTAGMVGSKTRYRRPVTVGVGAGIMATLLTWVVAVRVLDSLLTNVSALHLQAITGLVAIVVLLVVMNWFFHSVYWSGWISMHTTRKRRLLTAAGDPETSRARLLWGMGLLGFSSFYREGFEVVLFLQHYRLRLGGVPVLYGVLLGTGLTAVVAVLTFLAHRKLPYKKMLIATGLLLGVVLLVMVGEQAQEMQLAHWLSTTPIPALERVLPGWMGLWFGVSPNVETVTAQAVAGALVLLSYAAVELRLLRTRRSERSK; from the coding sequence CTGCTCGGGGCCGTACTTGTGACCGGCGCTGCGCTCGCAGTTGCGGGCGTGATCGTCTGGCAGGCGATCGTGTCGGGCGGCCTACCCGACCCGACGGCCCTTGAGACGAGCGCCTCTGCCAAGGTCGTCGACATCGCCGTTCTCGTCTTCCGTGAGGGGCTCGAATCCATTCTGGTGCTGGCTGCCGTGACGGCCGGAATGGTCGGGTCGAAGACGCGCTATCGCCGGCCCGTCACGGTGGGCGTGGGCGCGGGAATCATGGCCACGTTGCTCACCTGGGTGGTGGCGGTGCGAGTCCTCGACAGCCTCCTGACCAACGTCTCGGCGCTGCACCTCCAGGCGATCACCGGGCTCGTCGCCATCGTGGTACTGCTCGTGGTGATGAACTGGTTCTTCCACAGCGTCTACTGGTCGGGCTGGATCTCGATGCACACGACTCGCAAGCGACGGCTGCTCACAGCGGCAGGTGACCCCGAAACGTCTCGAGCACGCCTCCTCTGGGGCATGGGGCTCCTCGGGTTCAGCTCCTTCTACCGCGAGGGTTTCGAGGTCGTTCTCTTCCTGCAGCATTACCGACTTCGCCTCGGCGGCGTGCCGGTTCTGTACGGGGTGCTGCTCGGTACGGGGCTGACTGCGGTCGTCGCGGTACTCACCTTCCTCGCCCATCGAAAGCTGCCCTACAAGAAGATGTTGATCGCCACGGGGCTGCTGCTCGGCGTCGTGCTCCTCGTGATGGTGGGCGAGCAAGCGCAGGAGATGCAGCTCGCGCACTGGCTGTCGACCACCCCGATCCCGGCGCTCGAGCGGGTGCTGCCGGGCTGGATGGGGCTCTGGTTCGGCGTCTCACCGAACGTTGAGACGGTGACGGCGCAGGCCGTCGCAGGCGCGCTGGTGCTCTTGTCCTATGCCGCTGTCGAGCTGCGACTGCTCAGAACGCGGCGTTCAGAGCGCTCGAAGTAG
- a CDS encoding transcriptional regulator: MADRSDLCEVQVVDADKIARARTSLPIPGTLTALSEILRALGDPTRLQIVCALATEGVDELCVCDLATLVGVSDSAVSHSLRTLRQLGVVRYRKAGKIAYYTLDDAHVGEMVREGIRHLENDR; encoded by the coding sequence ATCGCCGACCGCTCGGACCTCTGCGAGGTGCAGGTCGTCGACGCCGACAAGATCGCTCGTGCGCGCACGTCGCTACCGATTCCAGGGACGCTCACGGCGCTCTCGGAGATACTGCGGGCCCTCGGCGACCCGACGCGGCTGCAGATCGTGTGCGCGCTCGCGACCGAAGGCGTCGACGAGCTCTGCGTCTGCGACCTCGCGACGCTCGTCGGCGTGTCCGACTCAGCGGTCTCGCACTCGCTACGCACGCTCCGCCAGCTCGGCGTCGTGCGGTACCGCAAGGCAGGAAAGATCGCCTATTACACGCTCGACGACGCGCACGTCGGTGAGATGGTGCGCGAGGGGATCCGCCACCTCGAGAACGACCGCTAG